A single window of Nicotiana sylvestris chromosome 3, ASM39365v2, whole genome shotgun sequence DNA harbors:
- the LOC104220000 gene encoding uncharacterized protein, with protein MDPSMDLPTTTEPPTFNSAQLVNHAPTPTPTSPQPPPPAPSFSPTHPPYAEMITAAITALKERDGSSRIAIAKYIDRVYTNLPPNHSALLTHHLKRLKNSGYLAMVKHSYMLAGPPGSAPPPPPADVDSNGVGTDVSSLTKRKPGRPPKLKPEAQPQVQAQVQFQDQLQAQLQAQLQAQLQAQQQQAAQFQPQFQTQPQFIQQQPQYLPQQQFQPDPLLQPQQQFQTQPQTQAYAATEAQNYAGLGAESVFVSLGLADGPVGVQNPAVGLAPAPGAEESTTKKRPGRPRKDGSTVVKPVEPKLPDQSGGTKRRPGRPPKSTTVDAAPGSAMGTGRRGRPRKNSAPGRRGRPRKNAAVAAANGGANAANFPSVGANVTNVPAGGVPSGAIPTPKRRGRPPRSSGPPTATVGVTDVPIAAAFETENLPTAVSGGVTNNGAMPPLGKRRGRPPKSYSATAAAPTVKRPRKLSGKPLGRPRKNVTSPAVSDPKLMVAYEELKGKLEHMQSRIKEAANALKPCLNAESPAIALAALQELEELAAAGGDPVQQN; from the exons ATGGACCCATCCATGGATCTACCGACGACCACCGAACCACCGACGTTTAACTCAGCTCAACTTGTAAACCATGCTCCTACACCTACCCCTACCTCTCCTCAACCCCCTCCCCCTGCCCCTTCCTTTTCGCCTACCCACCCGCCTTATGCTGAG ATGATAACGGCGGCGATAACGGCGTTAAAGGAGAGGGATGGGTCAAGCAGGATAGCCATAGCAAAGTATATAGACCGAGTCTACACAAATCTTCCACCGAATCACTCGGCTTTGTTGACTCACCATCTTAAGCGTTTGAAGAACAGTGGTTACCTTGCTATGGTCAAACACTCTTACATGCTCGCCGGACCACCTGGATctgctcctcctcctcctcccgCCGACGTCGATTCCAACGGTGTTGGTACTGATGTTTCTTCTCTTACTAAAAGGAAACCTGGTCGTCCTCCTAAGCTCAAGCCCGAGGCCCAACCTCAAGTCCAAGCTCAAGTCCAGTTTCAAGATCAACTTCAAGCCCAGCTTCAAGCCCAACTTCAAGCCCAACTTCAAGCCCAACAGCAGCAAGCAGCCCAGTTTCAACCTCAATTCCAAACCCAGCCTCAATTCATCCAACAGCAGCCCCAGTACTTACCTCAACAACAGTTCCAACCCGACCCGTTACTCCAACCTCAGCAACAGTTCCAGACCCAGCCACAGACGCAGGCCTATGCTGCTACTGAAGCCCAAAATTATGCGGGCCTTGGTGCCGAATCCGTGTTTGTTTCTCTGGGGCTAGCTGATGGGCCTGTTGGAGTTCAGAATCCTGCTGTTGGGCTAGCTCCGGCACCGGGAGCGGAAGAGAGCACGACGAAGAAACGACCAGGTCGTCCCCGTAAGGATGGATCCACTGTAGTTAAACCGGTGGAACCCAAATTACCGGACCAGAGTGGTGGTACTAAGAGGAGACCTGGTCGTCCTCCTAAGAGTACGACAGTTGATGCTGCTCCTGGATCAGCTATGGGTACTGGACGACGAGGTCGGCCCAGGAAAAATTCTGCTCCTGGACGACGAGGTCGGCCCAGGAAGAATGCGGCTGTTGCTGCTGCCAATGGCGGTGCCAATGCCGCAAATTTTCCTTCTGTTGGTGCCAATGTGACAAATGTTCCAGCTGGTGGTGTCCCGAGTGGAGCCATACCGACACCTAAACGACGGGGACGGCCACCAAGGTCTAGTGGACCCCCTACTGCTACTGTGGGTGTTACAGATGTGCCTATTGCTGCTGCTTTTGAAACCGAAAACTTGCCTACTGCTGTTAGTGGTGGCGTCACAAATAATGGGGCTATGCCTCCCCTCGGAAAGCGACGTGGACGGCCTCCAAAATCTTACAGCGCTACAGCCGCTGCTCCTACTGTTAAGAGACCCAGGAAGCTTTCTGGAAAACCTCTGGGTCGACCTAGAAAG AATGTGACATCCCCTGCAGTTTCGGACCCCAAGTTGATGGTGGCCTATGAAGAACTAAAGGGCAAACTTGAACACATG CAATCAAGAATCAAGGAAGCAGCGAACGCACTGAAGCCATGCTTAAATGCTGAATCGCCAGCAATTGCTCTGGCAGCATTGCAAGAGTTAGAAGAGTTAGCAGCAGCAGGGGGGGATCCAGTGCAGCAAAATTGA